The genomic window CGGTGCGGGTCTGCACGGCCTTGCGCTGGCTCTCCAGCGCTTCGATGCGCGCCACGTCCAGGGTGAAGCCACGGGTGGCCAGGCGTTCGGCCACTTCCTGCGGCTGGGTACGAACCAGTTTGGAATCGAGCATGGTGTCTTCTCGTGTCGAGTGTCAGGCGGCGCTCGCGGGCGCCACTTCAGGATTTTCTGCGACGGCGGGAACTGGCCTTGTCGAGGCTGGCCAGGTGGCGCAGCTTTTCGCCGATCTTCAGTTCAAGCCCGCGCGGCACGGGTTGGTAATACTGGCGCGGCTCCATGGACTCGGGGAAGTAATCTTCCCCGGCCGCATAGGCATCCGGCTCATCATGGGCATAGCGGTACTCGTCGCCATAGCCCAGGTTCTTCATCAGCTTGGTCGGTGCGTTGCGCAGATGCAGCGGCACTTCCAGCGAACCGCTCTCCGCCACGTCACGGCGCGCCGTGTTGTAAGCGTTGTAGACTGCATTGCTCTTGGGCGCACAGGCCAGATAGACGATAGCCTGCGCAATCGCCAGCTCGCCTTCGGGGCTGCCGAGGCGCTCCTGCACATCCCAGGCGTGGAGGCACAGTGTCAGGGCGCGCGGGTCGGCGTTGCCGATGTCCTCGCTGGCCATGCGCACCACGCGGCGGGCGATGTATAGCGGATCACAGCCGCCATCGAGCATGCGCGCATACCAATACAGCGCGCCATCGGGGCTGGAGCCGCGCACCGATTTGTGCAGCGCACTGATCTGGTCGTAGAAGGCTTCGCCACCCTTGTCGAAGCGCCGGCGCGAATCGCCCAGCAGGTTCTGCAGCAGTTCGGCGCTGATCTCGCCGTTGTCCTCGGCGAGGTCGGAGGCGTTCTCCAGCAGGTTGAGCAGGCGCCGGCCATCGCCGTCGGCGGCAGCCATGAGAATCGCGAAGCTGTCGTCGGGCAGGCTCAGGTTGCGCTTGCCCAGGCCCTTCTCTTCGGTCAACGCACGCTCCACCAGCCGGCGCAGGGCCGCTTCGTCCAGGCTTTTCAGCACGTAGACGCGGGCACGGGAAAGCAGTGCATTGTTCAGCTCGAAGGATGGGTTCTCGGTGGTCGCACCGATGAAGATCAGCGTGCCGTCTTCCACGTAGGGCAGGAAGGCATCCTGCTGGCTCTTGTTGAAGCGGTGCACCTCGTCGACGAAGAGGATGGTGCGGCGGCCATACTGTGCGGCGTGCTGCTTGGCCACTTCCACCGACTGGCGGATTTCCTTCACGCCCGAGAGCACCGCCGAGATGGTCTCGAAATGCGCATCGGTGACCTGGGCCAGGAGCTTGGCCAGGGTGGTCTTGCCGACCCCGGGCGGCCCCCAGAAGATCATCGAGTGCAGCGCGCCCTGTTCCAGCGCCTCGCGCAGCGGCTTGCCGCGGGCGAGCAGGTGCTCCTGACCGACGTACTCGTCCAGGCTGGTCGCGCGCAGGCGCGCGGCCAGGGGCTGGGAAACGGGGGCGGAGCGGAACAGATCCACGGTCTTACCTATTTACTCGAAACGGGTTACTCGGCGCGAACAGGGCGCGCCGGTCACTCCTGGATGACGTCGACGCCCTTGGGCACTTCGAAGACGAACTGCTTGGCGTCTATCGCCTCGTTCATCTTCACGTCGAAGAACAGGATGTTGGTGCGCTGGCCGACGCTGTCGATCAGCTGCATGTCGTTCACCACGCCGCTGCGGAAGGAAATCCGCAGGCTGTCGAACAGGGTGTCCTTGGATTTCGGCTTGAGGGTGAAGTCGACCACGTTGCCGCCGTCTTTGGCGGTGATGTCGAAGCTTTGGCCGATCTTCGACACATCGCCGGAGAGCAGCAGGGCCGGCGTCTGGGTCAGGCGCTGGTCGAGCTTCTGGATGGTCACCTGCTCCAGGTCCGGGTCGTACAGCCAGATCTTCTCGCCATTGGAGATGAGCAGTTGCTCGTTCGGCGCATCGGTGTGCCAACGGAACAGGCCCGGCCGCTTGAGGCCCAGGGTGCCGGCGGTTTCCTGCAGGCGGGTGCCGCTGCCATCCAGGGTCAGCTGGGAGAAGCGCGCGGTCATGGTCTGGGCCTTGGTGAGCATCCCGCTCAGGCGCTGCGCAGCAGCTTCGTCGGCATGGGCCTGGACGCCGGCGACAGCCAGCGCAGCAACGAACAACAGGCGGATCAGACGCATCGAAATCCTCGAAGTCGAATCAATCACGGATCGGGGCCGGCGCGATCACTTCGCGCGAGCCATTGGTATTCATCGGGGTGACCACACCGGCCATTTCCATGGCCTCGATCATCCGCGCGGCGCGGTTATAGCCGATCTTTAGCTTGCGCTGCACGGCGGAAATCGACGCCCGGCGGCTTTCGGTCACGAAGCGTACGGCTTCGTCATACAGCGGGTCGTCCTCGCTGCCCTCGCCACCTTCGCCGCCACCGCCACCTTCGAATGAACCGCCACCGCCTTCTTCGGCGCCGGCGAGGATGTCCTCAATGTAGTTCGGTGCGCCACGTAGCTTCCAGGCTTCGACGACGCGGTGCACCTCGTCGTCGGAGACGAAGGCGCCATGCACGCGGATCGGCAGGCCGGTGCCCGGCGGCAGGTAGAGCATGTCGCCGTGGCCCAGCAGCTGTTCGGCGCCACCCTGGTCGAGGATGGTGCGCGAGTCGATCTTGCTGGAGACCTGGAAGGCGATACGGGTCGGGATGTTCGCCTTGATCAGGCCGGTAATCACGTCCACCGACGGACGCTGGGTCGCCAGGATCAGGTGGATACCGGCGGCCCGCGCCTTCTGGGCGATACGGGCGATCAGCTCTTCCACCTTCTTGCCGACGATCATCATCATGTCGGCGAATTCGTCCACCACCACCACGATGGTCGGCAGGGTCTGCAGCAGCGGCGCTTCGTCTTCCATGCTTTCGCGGCGGTACAGCGGGTCGGTCAGCGGCGTGCCGGCCTCCTCCGCGTCCTTCACCTTGCGGTTGAAGCCGGCGAGGTTACGCACGCCCATGGCCGCCATCAGCTTGTAGCGCCGCTCCATCTCGGCGACGCTCCAGCGCAGCGCGTTGGCGGCCTCCTTCATGTCGGTGACCACCGGGCAGAGCAGGTGCGGAATGCCTTCGTAGATCGACAGCTCCAGCATCTTCGGGTCGATCATGATCAACCGCGCCTCTTCCGGCGTGGACTTGAACAGGATCGACAGCAGCATGGCGTTCACGCCCACCGACTTACCCGAACCGGTAGTACCGGCCACCAGCAGGTGCGGCATCTTCGCCAGGTCGGTGATGATCGGGTTGCCGCCGATATCGTGGCCCAGGGCCAGCGGCACGGTGGACTTGTGCTCGTCGTATTCGGGGGTCATCAGCACTTCGGAGAAGCGCACCATCTGCCGGTCTTCGTTGGGAATCTCGATGCCGACGGTGGTCTTGCCGGGGATGACTTCCACCACGCGCACGCTGATGACTGCCAGCGAGCGCGCCAGGTCCTTGGCCAGGTTGGAAATGCGGCTGACCTTCACGCCAGCGGCTGGCTGGATTTCGAAACGGGTGATCACCGGGCCCGGATGCACGGATTCGACGATGACCTCGACGCCGAACTCCTTGAGCTTGATTTCCAGCAGGCGCGACATGGCCTCCAGGGACTCGGGCGAGTAGCTCTGTTTCTTTTCCGCGGCCGGGTCGAGGATCGACAGCGGCGGCAGGGTACCTTCCACGGCGGTATCGACGAACAGCGGTGCCTGCTTTTCCTTCAGCACGCGCTTGCTCGGCTCGACCGGTTTGGAGGGCGGCGGCGGGACGTCGATCTTCGGCGCCACGCGCTTCTCGCGCTCTTGCACGCTCTTGACCAGCGCTTCCTCGCGCTCGATCAGGCGCTCCTTGACCTTGGCCTGCTCGCGGCGGTCGGCCACGATGGGTGCGGCGACTTCAGCCACGCGCTCGTCGACTTCGCGAAGCTGAGCGACCAGTTGCTTGTGCTCACTACGGGCGCTCCACCAGCGATTGGTGGCGTTGTGGATCAGCTCGAAGAGGTCGAGGGTGATCTTGCCGGTGACGTCCATCACCTTGAACCAGGACAGATCGGCGAACACCGTCATGCCGAACAGGAACAGCGCCAGGAACAGCAGCGTACTGCCCTGCACGTTCAGCGCGTTGATACCCAGTTGGCCGAGGCTTTCGCCCAGGGCACCGCCGGCCGTGGCCGGCATATGGGCACCGCTGGTATGGAAGTGGATGTAGGCCAGCGCAGAGCCCGACAGCACCAGGAACACCAGGCCGATCAGGCGCCAGGAGAAGAGCCAGCCGCTCCACTCCCACGGCAGGTGGCGCTTGCGGAAGACCTGATAGGTCTTCACCGCCAGCAGCAGCGGGAACAGGTAGGCGAAATAGCCCAGCACCATGAACAGGATGTCGGCGCTGAGCGCGCCCAGGCGGCCGGCCGCGTTCTGCACCTGCTCGACGTGACTGGAGTGGCTCCAGCCCGGATCGGAGGAATCGTAGGTGAGCAGTGCCATCCACAGGTACAGGCAGAGCGCGCCGAGCGCGATCAGAGCCCCTTCCTTCAGACGGTAATGCAGTTGCTGGCGCCAGGCGGCGGCATGGCTTGCTGTGGTGTCCTTCAAAACGCTTCTATTCCTGCGCTATACGCGCGTCCGAGAGTCGTTGGGCCGCGAAACGGGCCTATTGTACGGCTTTGGCCGGCCGATGCCAGCGAACCCGGGTGTGCCTGACTGCGCTTTTGCCGGCTTTCCGGGGTTCGGTGTAGCATAGCCCAACACCGCTTTGCGGCTGCTCAATTGGAGCATGCATTCTCTTACGTGACAAAGGCTTATGGAGTCTTTTTATGAGTGAAGTCAAGCATTCGCGCCTGATCATCCTGGGCTCCGGCCCCGCGGGTTACACCGCGGCCGTGTACGCCGCGCGCGCCAACCTCAAGCCTGTTGTCATCACCGGCATCCAGCCCGGCGGCCAGCTGACCACCACCACCGAGGTCGACAACTGGCCCGGCGACGTCGAGGGCCTGACCGGCCCCGCCCTGATGCAGCGCATGGAGCAGCACGCCAAGCGTTTCGATACCGAGATCGTCTACGACCACATCCATACCGCGGAGTTGCAGCAGAAGCCCTTCACCCTCAAGGGTGACAGCGGCACCTACACCTGCGACGCGCTGATCATCGCCACCGGCGCCTCGGCCCAGTACCTGGGCATGTCTTCGGAAGAGGCCTTCATGGGCAAGGGCGTTTCCGCCTGTGCCACCTGCGACGGCTTCTTCTACCGCAACCAGGTGGTCTGCGTGGTCGGCGGCGGCAACACCGCCGTGGAAGAGGCGCTGTACCTGTCCAACATCGCCAAGGAAGTCCACCTGATCCACCGCCGCGACAAGCTGCGTTCGGAGAAGATCCTCCAGGACAAGCTGTTCGAGAAAGCCAGGAACGGCAATGTGCGCCTGCACTGGAACACCACTCTGGACGAGGTGCTGGGCGACAACATGGGCGTCGTCGGCGTTCGCCTGAAAGACGTCGACAGCGGCGAAACCCGCCAGCTGGACCTGGCCGGCGTATTCATCGCCATCGGCCACAAACCCAATAGCGACCTGTTCAAGGGCCAGCTGGAAATGCGTGACGGCTACCTGAAGGTCAAGGGTGGCGCCGAAGGCAATGCGACCCTGACCAGCATCGACGGCGTCTTCGCCGCCGGCGACGTGGCCGACCACGTCTACCGCCAGGCGATCACTTCCGCTGGCGCTGGCTGCATGGCCGCGCTGGACGCCGAAAAGTTCCTCGACGACAACTGATCGGCGCCAGGGGAGGCTCGCCCTCCCCTCCTCCCTATGCTCAAGTGGCTTTCCCGCAGCAATTTCGACTTTCCTCCCCTCGACAAGGCCCTGCATGAGCCCAACGGCCTGCTCGCGGCCGGTGGAGACCTGAACCCGCAACGCCTGATCCAGGCCTACCGCCACGGGTGCTTCCCCTGGTACCAGGACGGCCAGCCGATCCTCTGGTGGTCGCCCGACCCGCGCACGGTGCTGTTCCCGGATGAACTGCACGTTTCCCGCAGTCTCGCCAAGTTCATTCGACAGCAGCAGTACCAGGTCACCATCGACCAGGCGTTCGAGCAGGTCATCCAGGGTTGCGCCGGCCCGCGCGACTACGCCGACGGCACCTGGATCACCACGCCGATGCAGGAGGCCTATTGCCAGTTGCACCGCCTGGGAGTCGCCCACTCGGCGGAAGCGTGGCAGGGCGATGAACTGGTCGGCGGACTGTACGGCCTGGCCATCGGTCGGTTGTTCTTCGGCGAATCGATGTTCAGCCGCGCCGACAATGCCTCCAAGGTCGCCTTCGTCACCCTGGTGCAGCGCCTCAAAGCGGCCGGCTTCGTGCTGATCGACTGCCAGATGCCGACCCAGCACCTGCACAGCTTCGGCGCCCGGGCTATTTCCCGCGGCGAATTCGCCCGCTACCTGCGCCGTCATCTCGACGAAACACCGACGCAGGACTGGACTTCGCGAGCGGACCTGCTCAGCCTGTCTTAAACTTGCCTGAGGGACCTCGCAGGGGTTGAAGATGACCGAGCTCGCCCGCCTGAAGTTTTACGCCACACAACCGCATCCATGCAGCTATCTGCCCGAAGAGCAGGCCACCACCCTGTTCCTCGATCCCAGCCAGCCCATGGACGCGCAGTTGTATGCCTCGCTGTCCGAGGTCGGTTTCCGGCGCAGCGGCGAACACCTTTACCGGCCGCACTGCCAGCACTGCACTGCCTGCATCCCGGCGCGCATCCCGGCCGCCGGCTTCCAGCCCAGTCGCCAGCAGAAGCGCATCATCAAGCGCAACGCCGACCTGGAGGTCATCCGCAAGCGCCCGGCCTTCACCGAGGAGTACTATGCCCTCTACATGCGCTACATTGAGCAGCGGCATGCCGACGGTGACATGTACCCGCCCAGCCGCGACCAGTTCGCTACCTTCCTGGTGCGCGACCTGCCCTTCAGCTGTTTCTTCGAATTCCGCCTGCAAGGCAGGCTGCTCGCCGTCGCCGTGACCGACGTCCTGCCCAACGGCCTTTCCGCCGTCTATACCTTCTACGATCCGGACGAAGAGCGCCGTAGCCTCGGGCGCTTCGCCATTCTCTGGCAAATCGGCGAGACCGAAAGATTGGGCCTGCACGCGGTTTACCTGGGCTACTGGATCAAGAACTGCCGAAAGATGAACTACAAGACCCAGTACCGTCCGATCGAGCTTTTCGTCAATCAGCGCTGGGTGGCGTTGAACTGAGACGAAAACAGCCATTGGCGTTATGGGGTGATTTCAGGCACAATGTGTGCCTTTTTTAATGCCCTGAAACTTCAGGCAACCATAGATACCGAGGGTTCTACTGCATGTCGAAAGAAGACAGCTTCGAAATGGAAGGCACTGTCGTCGACACCCTGCCCAACACCATGTTCCGCGTGGAGTTGGAGAACGGGCACGTCGTTACCGCGCACATCTCCGGGAAGATGCGCAAGAATTACATCCGCATCCTGACTGGCGACAAAGTTCGCGTTGAACTGACGCCCTACGACTTGTCCAAGGGTCGTATTACCTACCGCGCTCGCTGATAGACGGTAGGTGCCGGCAAATCCGGCACATAGAAAAACGCCCGGCATTGCCGGGCGTTTTCGTTTGGAACGCCCGACTGGCGTCAGGCAGGCTCTGCGGCGATCACTTCGAACTCGAAGGCCAGCTCGCCATCTTTGAGGTCCACATGGGCCACACCGCCGTGCTCGGCCAGCTCCCCGAACAGGATCTCCTCGGCCAGCGGCCGCTTGATCTTGTCCTGGATCAGCCGTGCCATGGGGCGAGCGCCCATCTGCGGATCGTAACCCTTGTCCGCCAGCCAACCGCGGGCTGCGTCGCTGACCTCGATCTGCACGTGCTTGTCCTCCAGCTGCGCCTGCAGCTCGGTGAGGAACTTGTCGACGATGCTCTTGATGGTCTCGTGACTCAGGCGGCCGAACTGGATGATGGTATC from Pseudomonas sp. GCEP-101 includes these protein-coding regions:
- a CDS encoding replication-associated recombination protein A; translated protein: MDLFRSAPVSQPLAARLRATSLDEYVGQEHLLARGKPLREALEQGALHSMIFWGPPGVGKTTLAKLLAQVTDAHFETISAVLSGVKEIRQSVEVAKQHAAQYGRRTILFVDEVHRFNKSQQDAFLPYVEDGTLIFIGATTENPSFELNNALLSRARVYVLKSLDEAALRRLVERALTEEKGLGKRNLSLPDDSFAILMAAADGDGRRLLNLLENASDLAEDNGEISAELLQNLLGDSRRRFDKGGEAFYDQISALHKSVRGSSPDGALYWYARMLDGGCDPLYIARRVVRMASEDIGNADPRALTLCLHAWDVQERLGSPEGELAIAQAIVYLACAPKSNAVYNAYNTARRDVAESGSLEVPLHLRNAPTKLMKNLGYGDEYRYAHDEPDAYAAGEDYFPESMEPRQYYQPVPRGLELKIGEKLRHLASLDKASSRRRRKS
- the lolA gene encoding outer membrane lipoprotein chaperone LolA; the encoded protein is MRLIRLLFVAALAVAGVQAHADEAAAQRLSGMLTKAQTMTARFSQLTLDGSGTRLQETAGTLGLKRPGLFRWHTDAPNEQLLISNGEKIWLYDPDLEQVTIQKLDQRLTQTPALLLSGDVSKIGQSFDITAKDGGNVVDFTLKPKSKDTLFDSLRISFRSGVVNDMQLIDSVGQRTNILFFDVKMNEAIDAKQFVFEVPKGVDVIQE
- the ftsK gene encoding DNA translocase FtsK, translated to MKDTTASHAAAWRQQLHYRLKEGALIALGALCLYLWMALLTYDSSDPGWSHSSHVEQVQNAAGRLGALSADILFMVLGYFAYLFPLLLAVKTYQVFRKRHLPWEWSGWLFSWRLIGLVFLVLSGSALAYIHFHTSGAHMPATAGGALGESLGQLGINALNVQGSTLLFLALFLFGMTVFADLSWFKVMDVTGKITLDLFELIHNATNRWWSARSEHKQLVAQLREVDERVAEVAAPIVADRREQAKVKERLIEREEALVKSVQEREKRVAPKIDVPPPPSKPVEPSKRVLKEKQAPLFVDTAVEGTLPPLSILDPAAEKKQSYSPESLEAMSRLLEIKLKEFGVEVIVESVHPGPVITRFEIQPAAGVKVSRISNLAKDLARSLAVISVRVVEVIPGKTTVGIEIPNEDRQMVRFSEVLMTPEYDEHKSTVPLALGHDIGGNPIITDLAKMPHLLVAGTTGSGKSVGVNAMLLSILFKSTPEEARLIMIDPKMLELSIYEGIPHLLCPVVTDMKEAANALRWSVAEMERRYKLMAAMGVRNLAGFNRKVKDAEEAGTPLTDPLYRRESMEDEAPLLQTLPTIVVVVDEFADMMMIVGKKVEELIARIAQKARAAGIHLILATQRPSVDVITGLIKANIPTRIAFQVSSKIDSRTILDQGGAEQLLGHGDMLYLPPGTGLPIRVHGAFVSDDEVHRVVEAWKLRGAPNYIEDILAGAEEGGGGSFEGGGGGEGGEGSEDDPLYDEAVRFVTESRRASISAVQRKLKIGYNRAARMIEAMEMAGVVTPMNTNGSREVIAPAPIRD
- the trxB gene encoding thioredoxin-disulfide reductase: MSEVKHSRLIILGSGPAGYTAAVYAARANLKPVVITGIQPGGQLTTTTEVDNWPGDVEGLTGPALMQRMEQHAKRFDTEIVYDHIHTAELQQKPFTLKGDSGTYTCDALIIATGASAQYLGMSSEEAFMGKGVSACATCDGFFYRNQVVCVVGGGNTAVEEALYLSNIAKEVHLIHRRDKLRSEKILQDKLFEKARNGNVRLHWNTTLDEVLGDNMGVVGVRLKDVDSGETRQLDLAGVFIAIGHKPNSDLFKGQLEMRDGYLKVKGGAEGNATLTSIDGVFAAGDVADHVYRQAITSAGAGCMAALDAEKFLDDN
- the aat gene encoding leucyl/phenylalanyl-tRNA--protein transferase is translated as MLKWLSRSNFDFPPLDKALHEPNGLLAAGGDLNPQRLIQAYRHGCFPWYQDGQPILWWSPDPRTVLFPDELHVSRSLAKFIRQQQYQVTIDQAFEQVIQGCAGPRDYADGTWITTPMQEAYCQLHRLGVAHSAEAWQGDELVGGLYGLAIGRLFFGESMFSRADNASKVAFVTLVQRLKAAGFVLIDCQMPTQHLHSFGARAISRGEFARYLRRHLDETPTQDWTSRADLLSLS
- a CDS encoding arginyltransferase translates to MTELARLKFYATQPHPCSYLPEEQATTLFLDPSQPMDAQLYASLSEVGFRRSGEHLYRPHCQHCTACIPARIPAAGFQPSRQQKRIIKRNADLEVIRKRPAFTEEYYALYMRYIEQRHADGDMYPPSRDQFATFLVRDLPFSCFFEFRLQGRLLAVAVTDVLPNGLSAVYTFYDPDEERRSLGRFAILWQIGETERLGLHAVYLGYWIKNCRKMNYKTQYRPIELFVNQRWVALN
- the infA gene encoding translation initiation factor IF-1, giving the protein MSKEDSFEMEGTVVDTLPNTMFRVELENGHVVTAHISGKMRKNYIRILTGDKVRVELTPYDLSKGRITYRAR